The following coding sequences are from one Eretmochelys imbricata isolate rEreImb1 chromosome 12, rEreImb1.hap1, whole genome shotgun sequence window:
- the CEBPA gene encoding CCAAT/enhancer-binding protein alpha, protein MEQANFYEVDSRPPMSSSHLQTPQPGSAYSYREAPSAAAPAAGGAELSDICENENSIDISAYIDPAAFNDEFLADLFQHSKQQEKAKAILAGDFDFHSMHGASAAALGQGHPPPPPPHHPQQLFGCMAGYTDSKLDPLYERIAAPGLRPLVIKQEPREEAEGKQAALAALYPQQQQPPSHLQYQIAHCAQTTMHLQPGHPTPPPTPVPSPHHPHHPSSLPAAGALKMMSADHRGKTKKSVDKSSSEYRVRRERNNIAVRKSRDKAKQRNAETQQKVMELTSDNDRLRKRVEQLTRELETLRGIFRQLPESSLVKAMGNCA, encoded by the coding sequence ATGGAGCAAGCCAACTTCTACGAGGTCGATTCCCGGCCGCCGATGAGCAGCAGCCACCTCCAGACTCCGCAGCCCGGCAGCGCCTACAGCTACAGAGAGGCTCCCTCGGCGGCTGCACCTGCTGCGGGAGGCGCGGAGCTGAGCGACATCTGCGAGAACGAGAACTCCATCGACATCAGCGCCTACATCGACCCGGCCGCCTTCAACGACGAGTTCCTGGCCGACCTCTTCCAGCACAGCAAGCAGCAGGAGAAAGCCAAGGCCATCCTGGCCGGGGATTTCGACTTCCACAGCATGCACGGGGCCAGCGCCGccgccttggggcaggggcacccgccgccgccgccgccgcaccACCCCCAGCAGCTCTTCGGCTGCATGGCCGGCTACACGGACAGCAAGCTGGACCCCCTGTACGAGCGCATCGCCGCCCCCGGCTTGCGGCCCCTGGTGATTAAAcaggagcccagggaggaggcggagggcaAGCAGGCGGCTCTGGCTGCCCTctacccccagcagcagcagcccccgtcccatctccagtACCAGATCGCCCACTGCGCGCAGACCACCATGCACCTCCAGCCGGGGCACCCCACTCCGCCTCCCACCCCCGTGCCCAGCCCGCACCACCCGCACCACCCGAGCAGCCTGCCCGCCGCCGGCGCCCTCAAGATGATGTCCGCGGATCATCGGGGCAAGACGAAAAAGTCCGTGGACAAGAGCAGCAGCGAGTACCGGGTGCGCCGGGAGCGCAACAACATCGCGGTGCGCAAGAGCCGGGACAAGGCCAAGCAGCGCAACGCGGAGacgcagcagaaggtgatggagCTCACCAGTGACAATGACCGGCTGCGCAAGCGGGTGGAGCAGCTCACCAGGGAGCTGGAGACACTCAGGGGCATCTTCAGACAGCTGCCTGAGAGCTCCTTGGTCAAGGCCATGGGCAACTGCGCGTGA
- the CEBPG gene encoding CCAAT/enhancer-binding protein gamma: MSKTSQQNTTTEANGISVIHTQAHTSGLQQVPQLVPVSPGGGGKAVAPSKQGKKNSSVDRNSDEYRQRRERNNMAVKKSRLKSKQKAQDTLQRVNQLKEENERLEAKIKLLTKELSVLKDLFLEHAHNLADNVQPIGTENTTTNPDNTGQ; this comes from the coding sequence ATGAGCAAAACATCACAGCAGAACACCACTACAGAAGCAAATGGTATAAGTGTGATTCATACACAAGCACACACAAGTGGTTTGCAACAGGTTCCTCAGCTGGTGCCAGTTAGTCCTGGTGGTGGAGGCAAAGCTGTGGCTCCAAGCAAACAGGGCAAAAAGAATTCCTCCGTGGATAGAAACAGTGATGAATATCGCCAACGCAGAGAGCGCAACAACATGGCAGTGAAAAAGAGCCGGTTAAAAAGCAAGCAGAAAGCACAAGATACGCTGCAGAGGGTCAACCAGCTTAAAGAAGAAAATGAACGTTTGGAGGCAAAAATTAAGCTTTTGACAAAGGAGCTTAGTGTACTTAAAGACTTGTTTCTTGAGCATGCACACAATCTTGCAGACAATGTGCAACCTATTGGCACTGAAAACACCACCACAAACCCAGATAACACCGGACAGTAG